In Maridesulfovibrio sp., a single genomic region encodes these proteins:
- a CDS encoding 30S ribosomal protein S1 yields MSEKNLETNGEESFAELFEAFQSESNDNLQVGDQIKGTVISITKDSVFIDTGSKVDGVVDRDELTGEEGELTVKEGDSVELYVISMNNNEIVLSKAMSGAGGLNMLREAYENRVPVEGKVAETCKGGFRITMMHRKVFCPVSQIDTSFVEDAESFVGTVHNFQIIKFEENGRNIVVSRRVLLEQEQEKVREQFVQDVKPDAVLEGRVTKLMPFGAFVELAPGVEGMVHVSELSWSRTVKPEDIVQPGDQVTVRVLSIEPRQDGKGLKIGLSLKQLQADPWDEAEGKFNAGDKITGKVVRCADFGAFVEIAPGIEGLVHISEMSYTKRVHKVEDEVEPGQEVAVMIKDIDPVKRRISLSMKDAAGDPWLDVADSFKVGQEVEGTVENRAEFGIFINLAPGVTGLLPMSRISRSGKQAELEALKPGDKVAVSIEEINTVDRKVTLTAGEAVKSDDDGEWKKFAKAEAPRKSAAPRKQAPRKAAPKTVSSGDTGGFGGLLGDKLQEALKNKK; encoded by the coding sequence ATGTCCGAGAAAAACTTGGAAACCAATGGCGAAGAGAGCTTTGCCGAACTGTTTGAAGCCTTCCAGTCTGAATCAAACGACAATCTTCAGGTCGGAGACCAGATCAAGGGAACCGTAATTTCCATAACCAAGGATTCCGTGTTTATCGACACCGGGTCCAAGGTTGACGGGGTTGTGGACCGTGATGAACTGACCGGAGAGGAAGGTGAACTGACCGTTAAAGAAGGAGACAGCGTAGAACTTTACGTTATCTCCATGAACAACAACGAAATCGTCCTTTCCAAAGCCATGTCCGGCGCCGGTGGACTGAATATGCTGCGTGAAGCATATGAAAACAGAGTCCCGGTGGAAGGAAAAGTTGCCGAAACATGCAAGGGCGGTTTCCGGATCACCATGATGCACCGCAAGGTGTTCTGCCCCGTAAGCCAGATCGACACCTCTTTTGTTGAGGATGCAGAAAGCTTTGTGGGCACCGTGCACAATTTTCAGATCATCAAGTTCGAAGAAAACGGTCGCAATATCGTTGTTTCCCGCAGAGTTCTTCTGGAACAGGAGCAGGAAAAAGTTCGCGAACAGTTTGTACAGGATGTAAAGCCCGATGCGGTTCTTGAGGGCAGAGTGACCAAACTCATGCCTTTCGGCGCATTCGTGGAGCTTGCTCCCGGCGTTGAAGGCATGGTCCATGTCTCCGAACTCAGTTGGTCCCGTACCGTGAAACCCGAAGATATAGTCCAGCCCGGAGATCAGGTTACCGTTCGTGTGCTTTCCATTGAGCCCCGTCAGGATGGAAAGGGCCTCAAAATAGGCCTTTCCCTCAAGCAGCTTCAGGCTGACCCCTGGGATGAGGCGGAAGGAAAGTTCAATGCCGGAGACAAGATTACTGGCAAGGTTGTCCGCTGTGCTGATTTCGGTGCCTTTGTGGAGATCGCTCCCGGCATTGAAGGTCTGGTTCATATCTCCGAGATGAGCTACACCAAGCGAGTCCACAAGGTTGAGGATGAAGTCGAGCCCGGTCAGGAAGTTGCAGTGATGATCAAGGATATTGATCCTGTGAAACGCCGCATCAGTCTTTCCATGAAGGACGCGGCCGGAGACCCCTGGCTTGATGTTGCAGACAGCTTCAAAGTCGGCCAGGAAGTTGAGGGTACTGTTGAAAACCGGGCTGAGTTCGGTATTTTCATCAACCTTGCTCCCGGAGTGACCGGTCTGCTGCCTATGTCCCGCATCAGCCGTTCCGGCAAACAGGCCGAGCTTGAAGCACTCAAGCCCGGAGATAAAGTCGCTGTTTCCATTGAGGAAATCAACACCGTTGATCGCAAGGTGACCCTTACTGCCGGAGAGGCCGTCAAGAGTGATGATGACGGCGAATGGAAAAAGTTCGCCAAGGCCGAAGCTCCCAGAAAATCGGCGGCACCCAGGAAGCAGGCCCCCCGCAAAGCGGCCCCCAAAACCGTTTCCTCCGGCGATACCGGCGGATTCGGCGGTCTGCTCGGTGATAAGCTTCAGGAAGCCTTGAAAAACAAGAAATAA
- a CDS encoding acyl-CoA dehydratase activase, whose amino-acid sequence MIAGIDIGSRSMELVVLSGGEVAVKRRLPTTFDPASQISKILDGVDVKLISATGYGRKLVTEELTGAECVSLTEIKAYALGVSRLFPEARTVLDIGGQDTKAIALLGGGRVAKFEMNDRCAAGTGKFLEHLATVFQIPIEEFGAYALEGDEPLQINSMCTVFAETEATSLMAQGKNPRDIALGLHGSIVRRTVNMLGRVGLSEPLVFAGGVANNTCVVSMLKESLKVEPLIPDEPDFTGALGAAVFGFSQQKIVE is encoded by the coding sequence ATGATCGCAGGAATTGATATTGGCTCACGTTCAATGGAGCTTGTTGTTCTGAGCGGTGGTGAGGTTGCTGTTAAACGCAGACTGCCCACGACCTTTGACCCGGCTTCGCAGATATCGAAAATTCTGGACGGGGTGGATGTAAAACTCATTTCCGCCACCGGTTACGGGCGCAAGCTGGTCACGGAAGAGCTTACCGGGGCAGAATGTGTATCCCTTACCGAGATCAAGGCTTATGCTCTGGGCGTTTCAAGACTTTTCCCGGAAGCCCGCACGGTTCTCGATATCGGCGGCCAGGATACCAAGGCCATTGCTCTGCTGGGCGGCGGGCGTGTTGCCAAGTTCGAAATGAATGACCGTTGCGCTGCCGGAACGGGCAAGTTTCTCGAACATCTGGCCACTGTATTTCAGATTCCCATTGAGGAGTTCGGGGCATACGCTCTTGAGGGGGATGAACCGCTTCAGATCAATAGTATGTGTACGGTTTTTGCGGAAACCGAGGCCACTTCTTTGATGGCTCAGGGGAAGAATCCGAGGGATATTGCTCTGGGGCTTCACGGTTCAATTGTGAGGCGCACAGTGAATATGCTGGGCCGGGTGGGACTTTCCGAACCGCTTGTTTTTGCAGGTGGTGTGGCCAATAATACCTGTGTTGTCAGTATGTTGAAAGAATCTTTGAAGGTGGAGCCGCTTATTCCTGACGAACCGGATTTCACCGGGGCTCTCGGGGCCGCTGTTTTCGGGTTTTCGCAGCAAAAAATAGTTGAATAA
- a CDS encoding double-cubane-cluster-containing anaerobic reductase, translating into MSESGYKEMWENLNLDIAAHDGLLEVLGKFYGDIYMSQQGRLQGMEYLDFVLSEVHGLRIKELMDAKAEGRKIVGTFCVFVPEELSLAVDAVQVGLCAGADAGTEAAETVVPRNTCALIKSFIGFKMAKICPYTESCDLIIGETTCDGKKKAYEAFAEMAPMYVMEVPQRKDASDRELWKAEVLRLKDELEKLTGKKITAESLKKAVKTVNDKRRALQRLNTLRAAVPTPISGRDVLLINQVSFYDDPVRFTNSVNALCDQIEERIAANEGIVPENTPRLMLSGCPMAVPNWKLPYIVESSGAVVVAEESCIGTRNTRDLVDESGETVEEMIDAICDRYMKIDCACFTPNTERLDNIKKLAEETKVDGVIHYSLMFCQPYTHEAFKVEKVLADADLPMLAIETDYSMEDVEQLKTRVEAFVEMIS; encoded by the coding sequence ATGTCTGAATCCGGTTACAAAGAAATGTGGGAGAACCTCAACCTTGATATCGCTGCTCACGACGGGCTGCTTGAAGTTCTGGGCAAGTTTTACGGCGATATTTACATGAGCCAGCAGGGTCGCCTGCAGGGTATGGAATATCTGGACTTTGTGCTTTCCGAAGTTCACGGGCTGCGCATCAAGGAACTCATGGATGCAAAGGCCGAAGGCCGCAAGATAGTCGGTACGTTCTGCGTATTTGTCCCCGAAGAGCTTTCCCTGGCCGTGGACGCGGTTCAGGTGGGTCTTTGTGCCGGAGCCGATGCCGGAACCGAAGCCGCGGAAACAGTTGTGCCCCGCAACACCTGTGCCCTGATAAAATCCTTTATCGGTTTCAAAATGGCCAAGATCTGTCCCTATACCGAATCCTGTGACCTGATCATCGGCGAGACCACCTGTGACGGCAAGAAGAAAGCCTACGAGGCTTTTGCCGAAATGGCTCCCATGTATGTAATGGAAGTTCCCCAGCGCAAGGACGCATCAGATCGCGAACTCTGGAAGGCCGAAGTGCTGCGTTTGAAAGACGAGCTCGAAAAACTTACCGGGAAAAAGATCACCGCCGAGTCCCTGAAGAAAGCCGTTAAGACGGTTAATGATAAGCGCCGTGCCCTGCAGCGTCTCAATACCCTGCGTGCCGCCGTGCCGACTCCCATTTCCGGCCGTGACGTCCTGCTCATCAACCAGGTCAGTTTTTATGACGATCCGGTCCGCTTCACCAATTCCGTCAACGCTCTTTGCGACCAGATTGAGGAACGCATAGCCGCGAATGAAGGAATTGTTCCCGAAAATACTCCGCGTCTCATGCTTTCCGGCTGTCCCATGGCCGTGCCCAACTGGAAGCTGCCCTACATAGTGGAAAGTTCCGGTGCGGTGGTTGTTGCCGAGGAGTCCTGTATCGGAACTCGCAACACCCGCGATCTGGTCGATGAATCCGGCGAAACCGTGGAAGAAATGATTGATGCCATCTGCGATCGCTACATGAAAATTGACTGCGCCTGTTTCACCCCCAATACCGAACGACTGGACAACATTAAAAAACTGGCCGAAGAAACGAAAGTTGACGGGGTTATCCACTATTCGCTCATGTTCTGTCAGCCCTACACGCACGAGGCTTTCAAAGTTGAAAAAGTCCTTGCTGATGCAGACCTGCCCATGCTGGCGATTGAGACCGATTACAGCATGGAGGATGTTGAACAGCTCAAGACAAGAGTGGAAGCCTTTGTCGAAATGATTTCGTAA
- a CDS encoding SidJ-related pseudokinase yields the protein MNKSEAAFYTEGLNPGREFSAVYMNMRNLRSLLEKSPDSADDKTVHAVWDILIGERFSDQRMSQLLYRECARALAAVGKGSTDRNLSHKTLRLQVQAASSCNKYPSIEASGGLGGLPFETALPQSPEPFSGFAPSVDWNNLLKAAGAVGEPIFSGRSAIIKAEGENRIFAVKILRKSETPEGLHLEGRWMERLQSEAEKCGVRFDCPHPYTIAGHVVFRLTNLPADRPGNLHEQAYAMAYHAHSDYFIYPNDDREGRRCEAPELLEIMSRNAFILGHLAGKGIVHEAPIPLFHNRVQATRRTDQGVYEWHRFGRLDRWLDSCRYPNFGLSGLRDFEHMKVMQPGRDSFYRAVGSHFISILLVLGSWFRAKNPTLCGLDEGGNPIDARHLFDAALFEQAVSECFGSYYLGFTGSVYKGEIDLRIGKLVAIMIDEMGVDRHMFEFMRVVDQDLLEENEFRSYLIKCGMDPEKARAMEKGQEDIPLVTGPHLGDFNSTISLPEIVTWSAMAAGCCIAGRALGERWKA from the coding sequence TTGAACAAGTCGGAAGCCGCTTTTTATACTGAAGGACTCAATCCGGGCCGGGAATTCAGCGCAGTCTATATGAACATGCGCAACCTGCGTTCTCTCCTTGAGAAATCACCTGACTCTGCGGACGATAAAACCGTACATGCTGTTTGGGACATACTGATAGGGGAACGCTTCAGCGACCAGCGCATGTCTCAGCTTCTCTACCGGGAATGCGCCAGAGCGCTCGCCGCAGTCGGCAAAGGATCAACGGACAGAAATCTTTCGCACAAGACACTCCGGCTTCAGGTTCAGGCGGCTTCATCCTGCAACAAATACCCTTCCATTGAAGCCTCCGGCGGTCTGGGGGGCCTGCCCTTTGAAACTGCTCTGCCGCAATCTCCGGAGCCCTTTTCCGGATTTGCCCCGTCCGTTGACTGGAATAATCTCCTGAAAGCTGCCGGAGCGGTAGGTGAACCAATTTTTTCAGGACGCAGCGCGATTATAAAGGCCGAGGGAGAAAACCGTATTTTCGCGGTGAAGATTCTCAGAAAATCGGAAACTCCGGAAGGACTTCATCTTGAAGGGCGCTGGATGGAGCGTCTTCAGAGTGAAGCGGAAAAATGCGGAGTCCGCTTCGACTGCCCACACCCTTACACCATAGCCGGGCACGTGGTGTTCAGGCTTACAAACCTGCCCGCCGATAGGCCGGGCAACCTGCACGAGCAGGCATACGCCATGGCCTACCACGCCCACAGCGATTATTTCATCTATCCGAATGACGACCGTGAGGGCAGGCGCTGCGAGGCCCCGGAACTGCTGGAAATAATGAGCCGCAATGCCTTTATCCTCGGACATCTGGCCGGAAAGGGCATCGTCCATGAGGCCCCCATCCCGCTTTTCCACAACCGGGTGCAGGCCACCCGCAGGACGGATCAGGGAGTCTACGAATGGCACCGGTTCGGAAGGCTGGACCGCTGGCTGGACTCGTGCCGCTACCCCAACTTCGGGCTGTCGGGACTTCGCGACTTTGAACATATGAAGGTAATGCAGCCGGGACGGGATTCATTTTACCGGGCCGTCGGCTCCCACTTCATCTCCATTCTGCTGGTACTTGGCAGTTGGTTCCGGGCTAAAAATCCAACACTCTGCGGTCTGGATGAAGGGGGAAATCCGATCGACGCCCGCCATCTGTTCGATGCAGCACTGTTCGAACAGGCCGTATCGGAATGCTTCGGCAGCTATTATCTGGGGTTCACCGGCAGCGTCTACAAAGGAGAGATAGATCTGCGCATCGGGAAACTGGTAGCTATAATGATTGATGAAATGGGCGTGGACCGCCACATGTTCGAATTCATGCGCGTCGTTGACCAGGACCTGCTGGAAGAAAATGAATTTCGCAGCTATCTTATTAAATGCGGTATGGACCCGGAAAAAGCCAGGGCCATGGAAAAAGGACAGGAAGATATCCCTCTGGTAACCGGGCCGCACCTTGGAGATTTCAACAGCACCATTTCATTGCCGGAAATTGTAACATGGTCGGCCATGGCTGCCGGATGCTGCATTGCCGGCAGAGCACTCGGGGAACGCTGGAAAGCCTAG
- a CDS encoding HD domain-containing phosphohydrolase — translation MSAKARMDVPEGLNEEFYQISSDILQSFNKFRPPLDIFIFKEDVGRVAPYYKVGERLSKERIDMLAELVKEGLIFVSRKDHPVYVKHIAYQLDLVLVDRNLKEREIADIFLEALTMRLGEFFDQPVPVVKEKVWSDLMVLTEYLWNDPYRIKALARRLHKEHSLARHSVNCGILGLNMFIHQKSDSFAKGEVTRNHFNRLTAGLFFHDLGMTKIPIFIREKPKPLTTDERSKIDKHPMLGFEMLGKLDLKYKEIEACVMEHHERLTGKGYPQKKSGRDISSIGRLIAAVDSYCAMITKRPNAEAIDPKKAAALIAQDKGYDPEITRGIQSWALTLK, via the coding sequence ATGAGTGCAAAAGCCAGAATGGATGTCCCGGAGGGCCTGAACGAGGAATTCTACCAGATAAGCTCCGATATTCTTCAGAGCTTCAACAAGTTCAGACCTCCCTTGGATATTTTTATATTCAAGGAGGATGTCGGGCGGGTGGCCCCATATTACAAGGTTGGCGAGAGGCTGAGCAAGGAACGCATCGATATGCTTGCCGAACTCGTCAAGGAGGGGCTTATTTTTGTCTCCCGTAAAGACCATCCTGTATATGTCAAACACATTGCCTATCAGCTGGATCTTGTGCTTGTGGACAGGAACCTCAAGGAACGGGAGATAGCCGATATTTTTCTGGAAGCCCTGACCATGCGTCTGGGCGAATTCTTCGATCAGCCGGTTCCGGTGGTAAAGGAGAAGGTCTGGTCCGATCTGATGGTCCTGACGGAATACCTCTGGAATGATCCCTACCGCATAAAGGCCCTTGCCAGAAGACTGCACAAGGAGCACTCCCTTGCCAGGCACAGCGTCAACTGCGGAATTCTGGGATTGAATATGTTCATTCATCAGAAGTCCGATTCCTTTGCAAAGGGCGAGGTTACCCGCAACCATTTCAACAGATTGACTGCCGGGCTCTTCTTCCATGATCTGGGTATGACCAAGATTCCGATTTTCATCCGGGAGAAGCCCAAGCCTCTTACCACCGATGAGCGGTCCAAAATAGATAAACATCCCATGCTGGGATTTGAAATGCTCGGCAAGCTGGATTTGAAATACAAGGAAATAGAAGCCTGCGTCATGGAGCATCATGAGCGGTTGACCGGAAAGGGATATCCGCAAAAGAAATCGGGCAGGGACATAAGCAGCATAGGAAGACTGATCGCAGCGGTGGATTCCTATTGCGCCATGATAACAAAGCGTCCCAATGCCGAAGCCATTGATCCTAAAAAAGCCGCGGCATTGATTGCACAGGATAAAGGTTACGATCCTGAAATCACCCGAGGCATTCAGTCCTGGGCGCTGACTTTAAAGTAG
- the mraZ gene encoding division/cell wall cluster transcriptional repressor MraZ, translated as MKFRGHSHRSMDAKGRLMLTPEFRDQVYADSPDGCVTLTIFEGNIVGFTPPDWAILEEKLTGIKNPTRQLRNFIRIIISGSEAVVLDKQGRITIPSHLRKSGKLDKDVVLAGVGDRFEIWDKREYEALLEQDFDDVSAELAECGVELPF; from the coding sequence ATGAAATTCAGAGGTCACTCTCACAGAAGCATGGATGCCAAAGGCAGACTGATGCTCACACCGGAGTTTCGCGATCAGGTATACGCGGACTCTCCGGACGGTTGCGTGACCCTGACTATTTTCGAGGGAAACATCGTTGGTTTCACTCCCCCGGACTGGGCAATCCTTGAAGAAAAACTGACCGGTATCAAAAATCCGACCCGGCAGCTCAGAAATTTCATCCGTATCATCATTTCAGGCTCAGAAGCAGTTGTCCTTGATAAACAAGGACGCATCACCATCCCTTCCCATTTGAGGAAAAGCGGCAAGCTGGACAAGGACGTGGTTCTTGCCGGCGTCGGAGACAGATTCGAGATCTGGGACAAGCGGGAATACGAAGCCCTGCTTGAACAGGATTTTGACGATGTTTCCGCTGAACTGGCTGAATGCGGAGTAGAACTCCCCTTCTAG
- the rsmH gene encoding 16S rRNA (cytosine(1402)-N(4))-methyltransferase RsmH produces the protein MESKETRPERVHTSVLLKEVIEWLAPKPGGLYLDGTLGMAGHSSAILEAAGKDAQLAGLDRDEQALELAGTRLEPFGERAHRFHLAFSRFEAALDELGWDTIDGAVLDLGVSSLHLDRAERGFSFIKDGPLDMRMDPAGGMPPASSIVNKGSYSDLNRIIKMYGEEPLASKITKAIIAAREKEKITTTLQLAAIVEKAYPAKRRALSRTHPATKTFQGLRIAVNSELEELRTFLQRIPDRLSPGGRIAIISFHSLEDRIVKKAFKAASQSCDCPPMQPVCTCGKVKRLEILTRKPVLPTEEEMETNPRSRSAKLRVAERTAENG, from the coding sequence ATGGAAAGCAAGGAAACCAGACCCGAAAGGGTTCACACATCGGTTCTGCTGAAGGAAGTCATTGAGTGGCTGGCCCCTAAACCGGGCGGTCTCTATCTCGACGGCACTCTCGGCATGGCCGGACATTCGAGCGCCATTCTGGAAGCTGCGGGAAAAGACGCGCAGCTTGCGGGACTGGATCGTGATGAACAGGCCCTTGAACTGGCCGGGACACGCCTTGAGCCTTTCGGAGAAAGGGCTCATCGGTTTCATCTTGCTTTCAGCAGATTCGAGGCCGCTCTGGACGAACTCGGATGGGACACCATAGACGGCGCAGTGCTGGATCTCGGTGTTTCATCCCTGCATCTGGACCGGGCGGAAAGGGGCTTCAGTTTCATAAAGGACGGCCCCCTGGACATGCGCATGGACCCTGCCGGGGGAATGCCGCCAGCATCATCAATAGTGAACAAGGGATCATACTCCGACCTGAACAGGATAATCAAAATGTACGGGGAGGAGCCGCTGGCCTCGAAGATAACCAAGGCCATCATTGCTGCCAGGGAAAAGGAAAAAATCACCACCACCCTGCAACTGGCGGCAATTGTGGAAAAGGCCTATCCGGCCAAACGCCGTGCACTGTCCCGGACGCATCCGGCGACCAAGACCTTTCAGGGCTTGCGCATAGCGGTGAACTCGGAACTGGAAGAACTGCGGACATTTCTGCAAAGGATTCCGGACAGACTCAGCCCGGGCGGAAGAATTGCGATCATATCCTTCCATTCTCTGGAAGACAGAATCGTGAAAAAGGCTTTCAAAGCTGCTTCCCAGTCCTGCGACTGTCCGCCCATGCAGCCGGTCTGCACCTGCGGCAAGGTCAAGCGACTTGAAATTCTGACCAGAAAACCGGTTCTGCCCACAGAAGAAGAAATGGAAACAAACCCGCGCAGCCGCAGCGCAAAACTGAGAGTGGCGGAAAGGACCGCCGAAAACGGGTGA
- a CDS encoding penicillin-binding transpeptidase domain-containing protein, with amino-acid sequence MGKRKKESLKQSRNKLLFVMVLFALIWAGLLGRAAWLQLFMGSDLSRLASRQHLAAELERGERGSIYDRNGNLLATSVEAASVYIRPVKVKDVGGTAAKLSRILGIPQTKLRKKLSRKSNFIWIKRQINDRMAAKIRKADLPGVYLTTEYVRLYPNNYLAGQLLGFTGIDGKGLEGLEKEFDGRLAGRKAQFVVQRDASGRRLYLDAMGREMDIRGKDIHLTIDSHLQSITENALAEAVKKYEGRWGSAVVVEVATGDILALANCPRFNPNIFRTSSPDIWRNRAALDVVEPGSTFKPFLIAAALQHGVVTPEKLFDCENGRWELHGKYIKDTHKEGWLPVHKIMRYSSNIGCAKIGLELGVQNYHKFISDLGFGSKTGLPLPGDRVGMIRPAAKWNEIDLAAGSFGQGVGVTALQMAKAYLAIAGKGMSRPLHLVKYPDMEEEKPKRVFSAEVAEKVLSMMREVVQEDGTGTKARISGTTVAGKTGTAQKANRKGGYGTEYLASFVAMVPGYNPEYIIFMMVDDPKPNHYGGTVVAPAVKKVMTETLAYYGKLPERREPTPLMAVGETEYTEMPKKAVRATPLHSESNGATVPDLTGMPIRRAIEILVQKGFVPKIKGSGMTVTKQLPGAGVKWPEEKNAEMVLWVS; translated from the coding sequence GTGGGAAAGAGGAAAAAGGAAAGCCTGAAGCAGAGCAGAAATAAACTGCTCTTCGTCATGGTCCTTTTCGCCCTTATCTGGGCAGGACTTCTCGGCAGAGCTGCATGGCTGCAGCTTTTCATGGGAAGCGACCTCTCGCGCCTGGCCTCCCGCCAGCATCTTGCCGCAGAGCTTGAACGCGGCGAACGCGGTTCCATATATGACCGCAACGGAAATCTGCTGGCCACCAGTGTGGAAGCCGCCTCGGTCTATATCCGTCCCGTGAAAGTCAAAGATGTCGGCGGAACCGCTGCAAAGTTGTCCCGCATACTCGGAATACCGCAGACGAAGCTGAGAAAAAAACTTTCCAGAAAATCAAATTTCATCTGGATCAAACGCCAGATCAACGACCGCATGGCGGCCAAAATCAGGAAGGCGGACCTGCCCGGAGTTTATCTGACTACTGAATACGTCAGGCTCTATCCCAACAATTATCTCGCCGGGCAGTTGCTGGGATTCACGGGAATAGACGGCAAGGGACTGGAAGGACTTGAAAAGGAATTCGACGGCAGGCTGGCAGGACGCAAGGCCCAGTTCGTAGTACAGCGAGATGCCTCCGGGCGCAGGCTTTATCTGGACGCCATGGGGCGGGAAATGGACATCAGGGGCAAGGATATCCACCTGACCATAGATTCCCATCTCCAGTCGATAACTGAAAACGCCCTGGCTGAAGCAGTAAAGAAATACGAAGGCAGATGGGGATCCGCCGTAGTAGTGGAAGTTGCCACCGGAGACATTCTGGCCCTGGCCAACTGTCCGAGATTCAACCCCAATATTTTCCGCACCAGTTCTCCGGATATCTGGAGAAACCGTGCGGCGCTGGACGTTGTGGAACCGGGATCGACCTTCAAACCTTTCCTTATCGCAGCAGCCCTGCAGCACGGAGTGGTGACTCCGGAAAAGCTGTTCGACTGCGAAAACGGACGCTGGGAGCTGCACGGAAAGTACATAAAGGACACGCATAAGGAAGGTTGGCTGCCGGTACACAAGATCATGCGCTATTCCAGCAACATCGGATGTGCCAAGATCGGTCTGGAACTGGGTGTGCAGAACTATCACAAATTCATCAGCGATCTGGGATTCGGGAGCAAAACGGGTCTGCCTCTGCCCGGAGACAGAGTCGGCATGATCCGACCTGCGGCGAAGTGGAACGAGATAGATCTGGCAGCAGGTTCCTTCGGACAGGGAGTCGGGGTTACCGCCCTGCAGATGGCCAAGGCCTATCTGGCTATTGCCGGCAAGGGAATGAGCAGACCGCTGCATCTGGTCAAATATCCCGACATGGAGGAAGAAAAACCCAAAAGGGTTTTCTCAGCTGAAGTGGCTGAAAAAGTTCTCTCCATGATGCGCGAAGTTGTGCAGGAAGACGGAACGGGAACAAAGGCCCGCATAAGCGGGACTACCGTTGCCGGGAAAACCGGGACCGCCCAGAAAGCGAACAGAAAAGGCGGATACGGGACTGAATATCTGGCTTCCTTCGTGGCGATGGTTCCGGGATACAATCCGGAATACATAATTTTCATGATGGTGGACGACCCCAAACCGAACCATTACGGAGGAACGGTTGTCGCCCCGGCGGTGAAGAAGGTCATGACCGAAACGCTGGCCTATTACGGCAAACTGCCCGAGCGCAGGGAGCCGACTCCGCTGATGGCTGTCGGAGAAACCGAATACACTGAAATGCCCAAGAAAGCCGTAAGGGCAACTCCTCTGCATTCGGAATCAAACGGCGCCACGGTCCCGGACCTGACCGGCATGCCCATTCGCAGGGCAATCGAAATTCTGGTCCAGAAAGGATTCGTTCCCAAGATCAAGGGCAGCGGAATGACGGTGACAAAACAACTTCCCGGAGCCGGAGTTAAATGGCCCGAGGAAAAAAACGCAGAAATGGTTCTCTGGGTATCCTGA